AgacattaatattaaattttgcaCGTGTAAAACTGTAATTTAATTTTGTACCTATCAAACTAAAACAACTATATATATCTATATCCTTAATTGAGTTACCAATTCAATTAAGAAAATTACAAAAGTGACtactataattaaaataaattataatattcgagataatttaatatttttattttaaaaaccaataaaaatatgGGTATGGTTGAATTTGAACTCAAACCCATTGCATTAATAAAACCTTTAAGTAGCGTGGTATTTTCTCATATTATGATTCTAATAGAATGTGATTGCCAGGAAGGTGattgttgggaaaattattttataatgtcTGGTATACTTTAGAAGGAATTTGATTAAAATCCaagaaaattaaattttcattttggttcACTAAGTATTTTCTTAAAATGTAAtgataatttacaaatttactcttattgaataaaagataatattcatgtatttatattttataataaactttATTCTTAACAAATATTTGGATTAAAtatgtaataataaaatttaattgataattcttaaattattttttaatttataattttaattgaaagtaaaattgtttcaaatttgtcttgcatatatttttaaatataataatgtatTTATAAAATCATGTACATATAAAACTTGTTTTgggataaatttaaaaaataaaatcttgAAATTACATTTTGTTTTAGCTAAAGGTTAActatagaaatataaaaaaatacttgACTCTAGGTATTGCTCTAAGTAAAACTACAAAAAATAAATCATAGGAATGTAAAAGCGATAAGTGGTCTAACCTACAATTCTTACACAGCTTAAATGGAACAATTATACCCATATTCtacaaaaaataataaacatttcatacaaatataagtGCTAAATCAAATTtatagctagaaaaataacttacTTGTAAAGAATCCGTCAAAGTAAAAGAGAAAATCAAGTAGTAGGAAGGAGGAATGAGGcaataactttatttttttttacgtttATTATAACATTCTTATACATTTCAATTTATGCACACTTTATTACCTCCAtcgattgtatatatatatatattaatgtatttGACCGAGTCAATGTCACAAGTTAACTCGACATGACTCAAGATTGATGGTAACACCATGATAAAtaattttaatctaattttttcaattttatttcgtacatattttatgtgttattattaattagtttcaaaccgtACGTTTCACTCCTTATTGTAAGTTATTTTTAAACacttatttatatgataaatttgTGATTTTCAGACATATACACTAATGATAGGATTTCTAATAACTATAAATTGAGATCATATATGCCGGTAATCTTACTCTTACTATATACAAGAAGAAATCCTACAACAGACTTCAATTATCACAATGGACGAAATTTACTGAGAatctataaaaaatatataaaagatttgAAATCATAATATTTCGAAAGTTGGATGCATTTCTTTTTAGGAttgatagaaaaaaaaatatgaaagcaatgGTCAGGAAAGGAGCACCTGAAACTATGGTGATTGGTAGGGAAATTGAAAAAAGTAAAGAAGCTTAAATTCTCCAAGGAAACAAGTGGATTGGATGAAGGGTGGTCCAGCAGCCAATTGAGAGGGAATTTTTAGAGGAAGATGACAAATTAAGTTACATCAAAAccttaaaaaagaaagaaagaaaaaaagaacagGGAAAAAAGACCAGGAGATCTTGGTCATGTGAAGTGTGAATGGCAATGTCGGCTTTGGTCCGAATTAGAACAGCGTCGTGGATGAGAACGAAGATTATGGGGTTGCGAAGAAACATTAACTCGCAAAGTATTGTCTATTTCGATTTATCAAAACTGGATATATACATGACTACGTTTGCTGGGAGACCGTGAAGGTGGGAAAAGGAAGATGATGTGCGGAAAAGGCTTGCAAGGCCATGCGTCATGTGTTAGGATTtttgcttttatatatatatatatatatatatatatattcagcttgTTGCTGGCTTCTTCAATATAGATATTCTACGGATTTCAGCTTTTGTGTTATCATGACTGAAATTTGAAATacgtaaattaattaaaagtgtATGCAGTCTTTGTGGTTGAGAAAGATTTGGGTTAGTTTTTTCTTCCTAAAAATTTTGATACATGATAACTTATTCTTAGTAGGCAATATTTTtcaagataattaaattttagggtCTATCGAGATACCATAATTAGATGAAAGGGTAGGATATCATAAAATTTTATGTTATGTTTAAtagtataaattataattatacaattacataattttaaattctaaaaatttgaatttttataaaattgtcaAGAATTTGAAAATTACCCAAACAAGTAATAGAACTTGATCAactcatcatatataatatgtTAGTTGAAGAAAGTATTGTACAATGTAATTActaataaaattaagaaaataaacataatatgtaattttatctaattattctAGCATTCTATATTTGTTGGCCTAATCATTCACTCTAACATTAAACATATATACTTCTTGTCACCATTCATTGATGGTTAGCCAAGTAATAATCATCTGTAATAAATAGtatataatttaactaaattAGTATAAATAACACTATATAATTTAGTTAAATATTTAGTAAGGTTAAAATGTATGAGGAATTATATCAtgtcaataaaattttcatattatttaaatgagactattaaaataatatataattatatgtcctaatatatataatttaaaaataaaatatatgtcctaaaattaaaatactattattgttatataaaaatataagaatgaTTGAATTTGGatgtaattatttataattaccgTGTAATTATCTCGATTCTCACCCTTCTtaagaattattttaaatttttcttaaaaattattttatgtacaCATTTAATTCATTGATATTTAAcacttatttaatattattttattaaacttTTGACTTCCACTGATTTATAATCATAAATTTTCACCATTTaacttttagttttattttttcaaaacatTAGCCgttatattcaattttttttatcctATAATTGAAGTTTGGAATaataattgataaaaaaaatattttagaggCAACAATAGTCAACAACAGTTAGGCCAAAGTTAGGAAAACCCCACAATGGTGAAGTTCCAATGCAAAAGAACTTCTCCCCTTTCCTAACCaatcataaaatttagaatttttttcattttggtcccACCTTCACTCCTTACATTTTTACACAAAAACCATTCATATAAACATTGTTAAATACACACacaaaataaaacatagcaataTATGTTCATAGTTTGCATGCAaaagattaatttttttaaagagaCCAAGTAAATAATGTGAGTTgcaattatttaatttactttcaCCCAAATAGTCTAAATTTTATGTGTTTTCATAGGATTCTTAACTATCTTAAAACAATTtcttatatacataataaaataaacatgaaattcaaAAGGGTTAACTCGATTCTTATTcttgtaaaaaaaattacattgagATGTTTCAAAAATCATGTATATATTGTACATTTAATAGATAAAATGGATATTCATTGGAGATTAAACACACATTGTTGTATAAGGAAGACATATATATTGATATAGAGATATATTCCTAATTTACTTTAAATAGTGAGACAGCATTTATTCATGTTGCATATTAAAACCAAAGGATATTTGATTCCAAATGGAATATCGACAGCATTTAACTCGATGATACGTAGTCATGTGTATAGTTTTTGCGATAGTTACGCCCACAAAAATACACCTATATATTATTACACACTTgtttaatataataatacatgTACATAATATAAAGTCATTTTGGTTTAGGTTTCTCTAGAACTAGTCTCACACAATTCTAAGTACATTTTACAAAGACAAAGATTCCCATTGTGGGGTTTGTTTTAAAGACTTGCCAAAAAGAAACGTGATTCCCTTCAATCCTCTTATGCCCACATTGATGGAACAACTTGTTTTGTGCTTTAttttttgtatgtaaatatttaaTGCCAACTAGACCGTAATTTAAATCCGTATTCTACTTTTACTCCTCCCACTCTGGGCCTACCCAACCATCCTCCATACAATTCCTCTAGTCACCCTATTTATATGCCCTACAATCCCATCACTCCATGTATCCCATCCCCAAGAGCTTTGCTATACCCTAGGACTATAGTCTTCTCTTCCGATCCATCCATTACTTTCAAATTTTCTTCTTAGATCAAACAAAACAATGTCCGGTGTTTGGGTTTTCAAGAATGGTGTGGTTCGCTTGGTTGAGAATCCAGCGGCTGAGTCATTAGACGGAGGCCGACAGAGTTCGAACACTCGACGCAAAGTGCTTGTGCACACTCCTTCTAATGAAGTGATCACTTCTTATGCAGTTCTCGAACATAAGCTATGGTCTCTTGGGTGGGAACGATATTACGAGGACCCTAGTCTTCTTCAATTCCATAAGCGATCAACTGTCCATTTGATCTCTCTCCCAAAAGATTTTAATAAGTTCAAGTCGATTCACATGTACGACATCGTCGTTAAAAACCGCAACGTGTTTGAAGTTAGGGATGTGTAGTTGTATAGTTTAGAGGAGCTAATTTGGACGTCTTGgtgatttcttcttcttcttcttcttcctttttttttttttttttgtatgtgatgatggatttattttaatattttgagaTATGGGTATTTGTTTGTAAAATGGCTTTTATATATACGTGTGGAGGGGGGTGTTGAAGGGAGAAAAGCTTGTGGGGATTAGGGTTTAAGGAAGATTGTTTGGTTGGTGACTGAATTGCTTTTGTCATCCTTTCTGTAAATTAGTATTGTGATCACGATGAAAATGGATGTTCCCTTGTGTGCTATGTTTACGGTCAATGCATCTTGTTAAAGTTTTTAGTTTGATATTTAATGCATGGTAagcttgaaattaaataatgaaagctTGTTAATAAAAAACAAAACTATATTTTTTTTTTGGCAGAAATCAAGGTATTTATGGTTGGTAATAGTGACAATCTTCTTAATTtaagtattttttaaaaagataaatggttaattataaaatatattttattttcataggCGGAGATCAAATCTCTATTCTCATAATTATAAGAGGAGGTGAACAATTATCAAATAAGTGATTAGGAAAAGGAAAGGTTGGATTTGAAGATCAAATTATGAATGATATGGAGTCGGAGAAGGAACCTTGCGTTAGCGGCTATCATGCAAGATTGGCTTTGAAACCAATATTTTATACGAGGAAATGTGGGTTACAAGTTTGTTGTTTAGGGTGAGACTGAGAtacattaaaaagaaaaaaaaaaaaacagagcagggcaggacaggacaggacaggacaggacagaaaGGAAGGAAAAAGGTTCACTTTGGGTTCAATTGCTTACCATCAACGTGGTTAAGCTACATgtttaaagaaaacccaaaatggACATGTCACTCCAACAAAACCACGTGTCTGAGATTAAGACTGAAAAACTATGGCCGAAAATAGTAATTAGATTTCCAAGAGAAATTGAAATAGCAGTGATGAATGCATGCATGAAAATCCCAAACATTTAAGTCAAGGTGGGGAACATATAGTTCCAAAAGTAAAACATGTGGCCGAAAATGCTGTTGGACCAGACCTAGTCTTAAGTTTACATGCAATAATAAACTTGTGTGGTGGATAAGAGCTTTATAAACATACGTCTGCTGCAGTTGCAGAGAAAAGCCCACAATAAAAgcatttctttatttaatttttaaacttgAATATTCTGTTTCAGAGTTCGAGTTTTGGGAGAGTGGAAGAAGCCCATTCCTTCATAGAATGGGGGGGTTGCATTTAAACCTTCGTTCAGTAGTCACACTCATTTCCTTCAATTTTGAGCTGTTTTATATAAAGAAGGTGATGGAGAAGAGAAAAACTGCTGCTGT
The Gossypium arboreum isolate Shixiya-1 chromosome 10, ASM2569848v2, whole genome shotgun sequence genome window above contains:
- the LOC108488904 gene encoding flowering-promoting factor 1-like protein 3, with amino-acid sequence MSGVWVFKNGVVRLVENPAAESLDGGRQSSNTRRKVLVHTPSNEVITSYAVLEHKLWSLGWERYYEDPSLLQFHKRSTVHLISLPKDFNKFKSIHMYDIVVKNRNVFEVRDV